A region from the Halomarina litorea genome encodes:
- a CDS encoding alkaline phosphatase PhoX — MVEFTRRNLMETSVAAALGASVAGEASGQEEDGDTPGAPMVRDGTLERFAWTALGAEVTGPEVTRSGTLFFSVQHPSRANPAPFNKGSIGYVKGYDFTAGSEVGTVGIPKTNEQQGRVKVGSGEFTVLAQEGDNIGGGHDLGYPVTPDGLPVSELEGSRYGNFGYNPDCNRFVRTNEAETRGYLFTNFEQSPGDVSRIPIQRTGGGEWRADMENARNLSDSESLREQGGTRINCYGDVSPWNTYLSAEEEYSHPRTAGKAKVSDFTEGEGPNERGAAQFYNRPNPTGIAEAVSEYYGEDAWYPQGTFALAGLELQAYYLGADVVGQGDDATPIESPYPNPYRYGYIVDFRGSDTEEPEAVKYYCMGRAAWECPDVQADERTVYLSSDGADKGFYKFVADEAIPSYDDPMDVEGTLYAAKVTNAEAAADRPPAEADLELEWLALGHATNGEVAEWVAAYDDVDQVDYLAHAETDWREDLETAIEEADREVVESGNADYVSDEEILEWAELWSEDPESTVADRGRPELRKVPFLETRAAAKEVGATVEFRKSEGIDSKDGAGPGDYVYLGLSEVNAGLSDDTGDVRLDRVDGGLVYRAELEADYDISTLEPVIVGPDATDTADVANGALVNVDNLFVMNDGRVLCCEDADQFGRSYPNDCLYVYTPDDAGEGEDEDETEGEDDE, encoded by the coding sequence ATGGTCGAGTTCACTCGGCGGAACCTGATGGAGACGTCCGTGGCGGCCGCACTCGGGGCGAGCGTGGCCGGAGAAGCGAGCGGGCAGGAGGAGGACGGAGACACCCCCGGCGCACCGATGGTGCGCGACGGAACGCTGGAGCGCTTCGCGTGGACGGCACTCGGCGCTGAGGTCACCGGCCCGGAGGTGACCCGGAGCGGGACGCTCTTCTTCAGCGTCCAGCACCCGAGCAGGGCGAACCCGGCACCGTTCAACAAGGGGAGCATCGGCTACGTGAAGGGCTACGACTTCACGGCCGGCAGCGAGGTCGGCACCGTCGGCATCCCGAAGACGAACGAACAGCAGGGTCGGGTGAAGGTGGGAAGCGGCGAGTTCACCGTCCTCGCACAGGAGGGCGACAACATCGGCGGCGGCCACGACCTGGGCTATCCGGTCACGCCCGACGGCCTGCCCGTCAGCGAACTGGAGGGGTCGCGCTACGGCAACTTCGGCTACAACCCGGACTGCAACCGGTTCGTCCGGACGAACGAGGCGGAGACGCGGGGCTACCTCTTCACCAACTTCGAGCAGAGTCCCGGCGACGTCTCCCGGATACCCATCCAGCGCACCGGGGGCGGCGAGTGGCGGGCTGACATGGAGAACGCCCGGAACCTCTCGGACAGCGAGTCCCTCCGAGAGCAGGGTGGGACCCGCATCAACTGCTACGGCGACGTCAGCCCGTGGAACACGTACCTCTCCGCCGAGGAGGAGTACTCCCACCCACGCACCGCCGGGAAGGCGAAGGTCAGTGACTTCACGGAGGGCGAGGGGCCGAACGAACGCGGCGCGGCGCAGTTCTACAACCGCCCGAACCCGACGGGCATCGCGGAGGCCGTCTCCGAGTACTACGGCGAGGACGCCTGGTACCCGCAGGGCACCTTCGCGCTCGCCGGCCTCGAACTGCAGGCGTACTACCTCGGCGCGGACGTCGTCGGGCAGGGCGACGACGCGACGCCAATCGAGAGCCCCTACCCGAATCCCTACCGCTACGGCTACATCGTGGACTTCCGCGGGTCCGACACCGAGGAACCCGAGGCCGTCAAGTACTACTGCATGGGTCGGGCCGCGTGGGAGTGCCCCGACGTGCAGGCCGACGAACGGACGGTCTACCTCTCCTCGGACGGCGCTGACAAGGGCTTCTACAAGTTCGTCGCCGACGAGGCGATTCCAAGCTACGACGACCCGATGGACGTCGAGGGGACGCTCTACGCCGCGAAGGTCACGAACGCCGAGGCGGCCGCCGACAGGCCGCCCGCGGAGGCCGACCTCGAACTGGAGTGGCTGGCGCTCGGCCACGCGACCAACGGCGAGGTCGCGGAGTGGGTCGCCGCCTACGACGACGTCGACCAGGTGGACTACCTCGCGCACGCCGAGACCGACTGGCGCGAGGACCTCGAAACGGCCATCGAGGAGGCCGACCGCGAGGTCGTCGAGAGCGGCAACGCCGACTACGTCTCCGACGAGGAGATTCTCGAGTGGGCCGAACTGTGGAGCGAGGACCCCGAGTCGACGGTGGCCGACCGCGGCCGCCCCGAACTCCGGAAGGTCCCGTTCCTCGAGACGCGGGCCGCGGCGAAGGAGGTCGGCGCGACCGTCGAGTTCCGCAAGAGCGAGGGTATCGACAGCAAGGACGGCGCCGGTCCCGGCGACTACGTCTACCTCGGCCTCTCGGAGGTCAACGCCGGCCTGAGCGACGACACCGGCGACGTGCGACTCGACCGCGTCGACGGCGGCCTCGTCTACCGCGCCGAACTGGAGGCGGACTACGACATCTCCACGCTCGAACCGGTCATCGTCGGCCCCGACGCGACGGACACCGCCGACGTGGCCAACGGCGCCCTCGTCAACGTCGACAACCTGTTCGTCATGAACGACGGGCGCGTCCTCTGCTGTGAGGACGCCGACCAGTTCGGTCGGTCGTACCCCAACGACTGCCTGTACGTCTACACGCCCGACGACGCGGGCGAGGGAGAAGACGAGGACGAAACGGAGGGAGAAGACGACGAGTAG
- a CDS encoding luciferase domain-containing protein, whose translation MSIDTESDASSRIEAVVAAVSEWPGISLVEGRSGGRTVRLGPREIGTLRYAGTLTITYPVVLHEALVDAGWAAPDPLAPVSGRTVFRVRSGADIERALSLLRVSYLFHALRRSDTPEGREALDAVDVPADLDHVGAPYPVREFLVKLAGRPA comes from the coding sequence ATGAGTATCGATACCGAGTCAGATGCGTCTTCGCGAATCGAGGCGGTCGTCGCGGCCGTCAGCGAGTGGCCGGGCATCAGCCTCGTCGAGGGGCGGTCGGGCGGCCGGACCGTCCGACTGGGGCCCCGCGAGATCGGCACCCTGCGGTACGCGGGCACGCTGACCATCACCTACCCGGTCGTCCTCCACGAGGCGCTCGTCGACGCCGGCTGGGCGGCCCCCGACCCGCTGGCTCCCGTCAGCGGCCGGACGGTCTTCCGCGTCCGGAGCGGGGCCGACATCGAGCGGGCGCTCTCGCTCCTGCGGGTCTCCTATCTCTTCCACGCCCTCCGGCGCTCCGACACCCCCGAGGGTCGCGAGGCGCTGGACGCCGTCGACGTGCCCGCCGACCTCGACCACGTCGGGGCCCCCTACCCGGTCCGCGAGTTCCTCGTCAAACTCGCCGGCCGCCCGGCCTGA
- a CDS encoding SHOCT domain-containing protein — MSDSTDSLGRLALVLVAALLLVPFLMMLFVGGPMMGWWMMGGTPFGAATANWWVVPALGAVGLLAGLLLVYALYRVATTPGDRALDELRTAYARGEVDDDEYEHRRRMLGGSG, encoded by the coding sequence ATGAGCGACTCGACCGACTCGCTGGGACGCCTCGCACTCGTCCTCGTCGCGGCGCTGCTGCTCGTGCCGTTCCTGATGATGCTGTTCGTCGGCGGGCCGATGATGGGGTGGTGGATGATGGGCGGGACGCCGTTCGGCGCGGCCACCGCCAACTGGTGGGTCGTCCCGGCGCTCGGCGCGGTGGGTCTGCTCGCCGGCCTCCTCCTCGTGTACGCGCTCTATCGGGTGGCGACCACCCCCGGGGACCGCGCCCTCGACGAACTCCGGACGGCCTACGCCCGCGGCGAGGTGGACGACGACGAGTACGAGCATCGCCGCCGGATGCTCGGCGGGTCCGGGTGA
- a CDS encoding nuclear transport factor 2 family protein yields MESQSLAREYYRAIDEGDYEALTDLLAPDFVHDRPDRSIEGREAFVRFMREERPETDTTHEVDALYRGGDRVAAEGRLVRSTGEVWFRFVDVFTTSDGTLTGLTTYTH; encoded by the coding sequence ATGGAGTCCCAGTCGCTCGCCCGCGAGTACTACCGCGCCATCGACGAGGGGGACTACGAGGCGCTCACGGACCTCCTCGCGCCCGACTTCGTCCACGACCGGCCCGACCGGAGCATCGAGGGCCGCGAGGCGTTCGTCCGGTTCATGCGCGAGGAACGCCCCGAGACGGACACCACCCACGAGGTGGACGCCCTCTACCGGGGCGGGGACCGCGTGGCCGCCGAGGGACGACTCGTCCGGTCGACCGGCGAGGTGTGGTTCCGATTCGTCGACGTGTTCACCACCAGCGACGGGACCCTGACGGGCCTGACGACCTACACCCACTGA
- a CDS encoding 50S ribosomal protein L40e: MASFDEAEARILSKMICMRCNARNPQRAEHCRKCGYSKLRPKAKERRAV, from the coding sequence ATGGCCAGTTTCGACGAAGCGGAGGCGCGAATCCTCTCGAAGATGATCTGTATGCGCTGTAACGCCCGCAACCCCCAGCGTGCCGAGCACTGCCGCAAGTGCGGCTACAGCAAGCTCCGCCCGAAGGCGAAAGAGCGCCGCGCGGTCTGA
- a CDS encoding DUF367 family protein, whose product MELHVRYEGDDDPKKCSARKLARFDLTELHRSARATPTGIVLDPFAEQALSPPDKDGFDALVALDCSWETAKREAFDLRGHHRALPFLVAGNPVSYGTPFRLNTVEAFAGALCILGEREHAEDILSKFRWGHTFLELNDEPLRRYAACADSSEVVAVQSDYLADEESDENGDSPGER is encoded by the coding sequence GTGGAACTGCACGTGCGGTACGAGGGCGACGACGACCCGAAGAAGTGCAGCGCCCGGAAACTGGCGCGGTTCGACCTCACGGAGTTACACCGTTCGGCGCGAGCCACGCCGACGGGCATCGTCCTCGACCCCTTCGCGGAGCAGGCGCTCTCGCCGCCCGACAAGGACGGATTCGACGCCCTCGTCGCCCTCGACTGCTCGTGGGAGACGGCCAAACGGGAGGCGTTCGACCTGCGGGGCCACCACCGGGCGCTCCCGTTCCTCGTCGCGGGCAACCCCGTCAGCTACGGGACGCCGTTCCGCCTGAACACCGTCGAGGCGTTCGCGGGAGCGCTCTGCATCCTCGGGGAGCGAGAGCACGCCGAGGACATCCTCTCGAAGTTCCGGTGGGGTCACACGTTCCTCGAACTGAACGACGAACCGTTGCGCCGGTACGCGGCGTGTGCGGATTCGAGCGAGGTGGTCGCCGTCCAGTCGGACTACCTCGCGGACGAAGAGAGCGACGAGAACGGAGATTCGCCCGGGGAACGGTAG
- a CDS encoding OFA family MFS transporter, with the protein MAPSSDEADYAARARDHLGFSRWWLVVAAILAMAAISPYQYVWSSIEGPLAEDLGVPLPQLGVVFTLFVIVQAGSQFPVGWWRDEHGPRALTVLSALLAGGAYFLLSYATEIWHLYALYSLGAVGVGIAYTVAVNTAIKWFPDRRGLTTGLGTMAYAGGAALVVPYVRANATVAAYSDVLRTMGVGIGLCILVAAFVLRDPPASWYDRVATDGGEGEAENTASAGRNVGPRTMLRTWQFWLMYGMFVAGSGAGLMLTAKIVSFAGAMELTAVTATLSATLLPIAGGVGRVVMGGLSDRTSRRTALVASFGLTGLGLLAVVEFSRVGPTVAFLLSVVVATFFWSAQYTLFPSIVADYYGEQRSSANYALLYSGKMWGGVFGGAVTGWLVTVVGWPTTFQVGATLALVAGVAAVALRPPTVDGVGHASETAVGSED; encoded by the coding sequence ATGGCCCCCTCGTCGGACGAGGCCGACTACGCCGCCCGCGCCCGCGACCACCTCGGGTTCTCGCGGTGGTGGCTGGTCGTCGCCGCCATCCTCGCCATGGCCGCCATCAGCCCCTATCAGTACGTCTGGTCGTCCATCGAGGGACCGCTGGCCGAGGACCTCGGCGTCCCGCTCCCCCAGCTAGGCGTCGTCTTCACCCTGTTCGTAATCGTACAGGCGGGGTCGCAGTTCCCCGTCGGGTGGTGGCGCGACGAACACGGCCCGCGCGCCCTGACGGTCCTCTCGGCGTTGCTCGCCGGGGGCGCGTACTTCCTGCTGTCGTACGCCACCGAAATCTGGCACCTCTACGCGCTCTACTCGCTGGGCGCGGTGGGCGTCGGCATCGCCTACACCGTCGCCGTCAACACTGCCATCAAGTGGTTCCCCGACCGCCGCGGCCTCACGACCGGACTCGGCACGATGGCGTACGCGGGCGGGGCGGCGCTGGTCGTCCCGTACGTCCGGGCGAACGCCACCGTCGCCGCCTACTCCGACGTGTTGCGGACGATGGGCGTCGGCATCGGTCTCTGCATCCTCGTCGCCGCGTTCGTCCTCCGGGACCCGCCCGCCTCGTGGTACGACCGGGTGGCGACGGACGGCGGCGAGGGCGAGGCCGAGAATACCGCGTCGGCGGGCCGGAACGTCGGCCCCCGGACGATGCTCCGGACGTGGCAGTTCTGGCTCATGTACGGGATGTTCGTCGCCGGGAGCGGTGCGGGCCTGATGCTCACCGCGAAGATCGTCTCGTTCGCCGGCGCGATGGAGTTGACCGCGGTGACGGCGACGCTCTCGGCGACGCTCCTCCCCATCGCGGGCGGCGTCGGTCGGGTCGTGATGGGCGGCCTCTCCGACCGGACGAGCCGCCGGACGGCGCTGGTCGCCTCCTTCGGCCTCACGGGCCTCGGACTCCTCGCAGTCGTAGAGTTCAGCCGGGTCGGGCCGACCGTCGCCTTCCTCCTCTCGGTGGTCGTCGCCACGTTCTTCTGGAGCGCCCAGTACACCCTCTTTCCCAGCATCGTGGCGGACTACTACGGCGAGCAGCGCTCCTCGGCCAACTACGCGCTGCTCTACTCGGGGAAGATGTGGGGCGGCGTCTTCGGCGGGGCGGTCACCGGGTGGCTGGTGACGGTCGTGGGATGGCCCACGACGTTTCAGGTCGGGGCAACGCTGGCGCTCGTGGCGGGCGTGGCAGCGGTGGCGCTGCGCCCGCCGACGGTCGATGGCGTCGGCCACGCGTCGGAGACGGCGGTCGGGAGCGAGGACTAG
- a CDS encoding YihY/virulence factor BrkB family protein, with protein MSATGTVRSVVDVARDRNITLLAAGFAYYAFVSIIPLLVMVLVVGSLVGGEAFAQFVVGQVESALSQSGADLVRNALTGGAGRAGAGAVSFLLLVWSALKVFRGLDIAFAEVYEVGDDPSLPQQVRDGLVALGAIAVGIALMVAVGAVLGTELLRSIPYLNVVGALALLAGLTVTFLPLYYVLPPVEMSVRAALPGAAVAAVSWLVMQFVFQAYLANSGKYQAYGVLGAVLLFVTYLYFAGIVILLGATVNYVLGRRATV; from the coding sequence ATGAGCGCAACAGGGACCGTGCGGTCGGTCGTCGACGTCGCCCGGGACCGCAACATCACGTTGCTCGCGGCGGGGTTCGCCTACTACGCCTTCGTCTCCATCATCCCCTTGCTGGTGATGGTCCTCGTCGTCGGGTCGCTGGTCGGCGGCGAGGCGTTCGCACAGTTCGTCGTCGGGCAGGTGGAGTCCGCGCTCTCACAGAGCGGCGCTGACCTCGTCCGCAACGCGCTCACCGGGGGGGCGGGCCGGGCCGGGGCCGGGGCGGTGAGTTTCCTCTTGCTCGTCTGGAGCGCCCTGAAGGTGTTCCGCGGGCTGGACATCGCGTTCGCGGAGGTGTACGAGGTGGGCGACGACCCCTCGCTCCCCCAGCAGGTCCGCGACGGACTGGTCGCCCTCGGAGCCATCGCCGTCGGTATCGCCCTGATGGTCGCCGTCGGGGCCGTCCTCGGTACCGAACTCCTCCGGTCGATTCCCTACCTGAACGTCGTCGGTGCGCTGGCGCTCCTCGCCGGCCTCACGGTGACGTTCCTCCCGCTGTACTACGTCCTGCCGCCGGTCGAGATGAGCGTCCGCGCGGCGCTCCCCGGCGCGGCCGTGGCGGCGGTTAGCTGGCTCGTCATGCAGTTCGTCTTTCAGGCGTACCTCGCGAACTCGGGGAAGTATCAGGCCTACGGCGTCCTCGGGGCCGTCCTGCTGTTCGTCACCTACCTCTACTTCGCCGGCATCGTCATCCTCCTCGGCGCGACGGTGAACTACGTGCTCGGGCGGCGGGCGACGGTCTGA